The following coding sequences are from one Parabacteroides pacaensis window:
- a CDS encoding pyridoxal phosphate-dependent decarboxylase family protein: protein MEQKEKMESSWSNGQVTDSAPQWAKYRQIMTGDFPSPFRGSDDPLAQAIMKAIQKIDNLRPEKGGPAYLGSSSKLTYEYPDVKAASIKPESQDLDSVMEDTINLFQGMPNVASPLTMANVWPQPNTASIIASIFPLIFMPNIIEGEYSWNVHKAELESAGMIANLFGWEPTKAGCIYTYGGSGCWLYGLKYALTRVLPDSRNKGIRTDAKVLCSAQSHYCRENETDWTGLGMDNIVLIPTDDTTNQMSLEALEERLKEFQSQGIPVASIICTMGTTDASVFDPIAEVRQLMDKYPNPQGYGQTLLYADAVAGWSWIMFDQYDFESNPLEFSQEVLAIAKKNMEIIKGIHYADAIGVDFHKFGWSPYVSSCFVYKDAAEFENILRRGSYAYLQEVTPYNPMYYTLEVSRSAAGSLAGWATMKYLGVKGFQSILGGILEVRYYLQTLIDEHPQMVMADADDDGFITLFRVYPEGVDADSQFNKELTDKNYRGDLIKYNQFTEAIGEKLFNWYLSGKQVNGKYTPHMAYSTGFRNADYNPDGTDPEAVIYALKCYPMNVFVTPEVMKHALNCVIAARDEVLQEMK from the coding sequence ATGGAACAAAAAGAAAAGATGGAAAGTAGCTGGTCAAATGGCCAGGTAACAGACAGTGCTCCCCAATGGGCCAAGTACAGACAAATTATGACTGGAGATTTTCCTTCTCCTTTTAGAGGTTCGGATGATCCGTTGGCTCAGGCTATTATGAAGGCTATTCAAAAAATAGATAATTTACGTCCAGAAAAAGGAGGACCAGCTTATTTAGGTTCAAGTTCAAAATTAACCTATGAGTATCCTGATGTAAAGGCAGCAAGTATTAAACCTGAATCCCAAGATCTGGACTCTGTTATGGAAGATACAATTAACTTATTTCAGGGGATGCCAAATGTTGCCAGTCCGTTGACTATGGCGAACGTCTGGCCACAACCTAATACAGCAAGTATTATTGCTTCTATCTTTCCATTAATTTTTATGCCGAATATTATTGAAGGGGAATATTCTTGGAATGTACATAAAGCAGAATTGGAAAGTGCAGGTATGATTGCTAACCTTTTTGGTTGGGAACCTACAAAAGCAGGATGTATATATACCTACGGTGGTAGTGGTTGCTGGTTATATGGATTAAAGTACGCTTTGACACGAGTATTACCTGATTCTCGAAATAAAGGTATCCGTACAGATGCGAAAGTACTGTGTTCGGCACAGTCCCACTATTGTCGTGAGAATGAAACGGACTGGACTGGTCTGGGTATGGATAACATCGTACTGATTCCTACGGACGATACAACGAATCAGATGAGTTTGGAAGCTTTGGAAGAAAGACTGAAAGAGTTTCAATCACAAGGTATTCCTGTTGCTTCTATTATTTGTACCATGGGTACAACAGACGCTAGTGTATTTGATCCGATTGCGGAAGTTCGTCAGTTGATGGATAAGTATCCGAATCCTCAGGGATATGGACAAACATTATTATATGCAGATGCGGTTGCCGGTTGGTCTTGGATCATGTTTGATCAGTATGATTTTGAAAGCAATCCATTGGAATTTTCTCAGGAAGTATTAGCAATTGCTAAGAAGAATATGGAAATAATCAAAGGCATTCATTATGCAGATGCCATTGGTGTGGATTTTCATAAATTTGGTTGGTCACCTTATGTAAGCAGTTGCTTCGTTTACAAAGATGCTGCCGAATTTGAAAATATTTTGCGTCGTGGTTCTTATGCTTATTTACAAGAAGTAACTCCGTATAATCCGATGTACTATACGTTGGAAGTTTCTCGTAGTGCCGCAGGTTCATTAGCAGGATGGGCTACAATGAAATATTTAGGAGTAAAAGGATTCCAATCTATTTTAGGAGGTATTCTTGAGGTTCGTTATTATTTGCAAACTTTAATTGATGAACATCCGCAAATGGTAATGGCTGATGCCGATGATGATGGATTTATTACCTTATTCCGTGTTTATCCGGAAGGTGTAGATGCTGATTCTCAGTTTAATAAAGAACTTACTGATAAGAATTATCGTGGGGATTTGATTAAATATAATCAATTCACTGAGGCTATCGGGGAAAAGTTGTTTAACTGGTATCTATCCGGTAAACAAGTAAATGGCAAATATACTCCCCATATGGCCTATAGTACTGGTTTTAGAAATGCAGATTATAATCCTGATGGTACAGATCCGGAAGCTGTAATATATGCATTGAAATGTTATCCGATGAATGTATTCGTTACGCCTGAAGTGATGAAACATGCTTTAAATTGTGTTATCGCTGCGCGGGACGAAGTTCTTCAAGAAATGAAATAA
- the nagA gene encoding N-acetylglucosamine-6-phosphate deacetylase — protein MSTGYLKIINGNIITPNGIVEKGSLLIRGKKIIEVSNGKGISDTWKESPVLDAKGLYVAPGCIDMHVHGGAGHDFLEATPEAFIAIAEAHARYGTTAMYPTLAVAPSKLFYQAFNTFSQLQKLEWKGASLLGLHLEGNYINPKYKGAQDPRYIQLPNPEEYKSMLDATDCIKRWSAAPELAGALDFARYATDRGVIVSLAHTDADYSVVEAGLEAGFMHVTHFYNAMQGVHKQREYKKEGTIESVYLLDDLTVEIISDGVHLPPAILRLVHKIKGIERIALVTDCCAAGAGASDAKCFDPRVIIEEGVAKLADRSALAGSIATADRLIRTMVKQAGIPLVDAVRMASETPARIMKIDYQKGSLQKGKDADIILFDEDIHVRATLVEGKIVYIQDGMEL, from the coding sequence ATGAGTACAGGGTATTTAAAGATTATAAATGGAAATATTATTACTCCGAACGGTATAGTTGAAAAAGGAAGTTTACTAATTAGGGGTAAAAAAATTATAGAAGTTTCGAATGGCAAAGGCATTTCAGATACTTGGAAAGAGAGTCCTGTATTAGATGCCAAAGGTCTGTATGTTGCACCGGGATGTATTGATATGCATGTACACGGTGGAGCCGGTCATGATTTTTTAGAAGCTACTCCGGAAGCATTTATTGCTATTGCAGAAGCACATGCCCGATACGGAACTACGGCTATGTATCCTACGTTAGCTGTAGCTCCTTCTAAATTGTTTTATCAGGCTTTTAATACTTTTAGTCAGCTACAAAAATTAGAATGGAAAGGAGCCTCTTTGTTAGGTTTACATTTGGAAGGCAATTATATTAATCCGAAATATAAAGGTGCACAAGATCCACGCTATATCCAGCTTCCAAACCCGGAAGAATATAAATCTATGCTTGATGCGACAGATTGCATTAAAAGATGGAGTGCTGCACCGGAATTAGCCGGAGCATTGGATTTTGCCCGATATGCAACTGACCGGGGTGTAATTGTATCTTTAGCTCATACTGATGCTGATTATTCTGTTGTGGAGGCGGGTTTAGAAGCAGGCTTTATGCATGTTACCCATTTTTATAATGCCATGCAGGGAGTCCATAAACAGCGGGAATATAAAAAAGAAGGAACGATAGAAAGTGTTTATTTATTAGACGATCTTACAGTAGAAATTATATCGGATGGTGTGCATCTGCCACCAGCTATTCTCCGGCTGGTACATAAAATAAAAGGAATAGAACGAATTGCTTTAGTAACAGATTGTTGTGCAGCCGGAGCTGGAGCATCTGATGCTAAATGTTTTGATCCTCGTGTTATTATTGAAGAGGGAGTGGCTAAATTGGCTGATCGTTCTGCTTTAGCCGGAAGTATTGCTACTGCCGACCGTTTGATTCGTACCATGGTAAAACAAGCGGGTATTCCTTTGGTAGATGCAGTACGAATGGCTTCGGAAACACCAGCGCGAATTATGAAAATAGACTATCAAAAGGGTTCACTCCAGAAAGGTAAAGATGCGGACATTATTTTATTTGATGAAGACATTCATGTCCGGGCTACGCTTGTAGAAGGAAAAATAGTATATATACAGGACGGGATGGAATTATAA
- a CDS encoding S41 family peptidase, with protein sequence MSYMNKMISGLLGLLVFVSCQPDDPGNRPPTGTKQTNEWIENTLREHYLWNTDIPLPAKLNYNLAPEQFFESLLSLQDGKPRGIGNPHYYYSTIEKKKVETKAIGEEDNTYGFDFEAYTVVGNENDAKGYMYGRVLFVLPNSPASQAGLKRNDWIMKINGQNITTSISLLQGNAVTLTLGEYTEKGITPLRTIQLPASRKVEHNPLHFNKVYTKGNKRIGYLVYTHFAAGPDNNKDNSYDETMKQIFADFKAKQVNEFVLDLRYNPGGLVSCAQLLTSMLAPASSLKDKFCILKDNNNKESYYSMDTKGGVNLDLKRIYILVTHHTASASEAVINGLIPYMGRDNIVLIGTQTEGKNVGSVTYGDREGYEWLLHPITFYIFNKNGQADYSDGFTPDILFNELDGMDNYVDLQEFGDENDPSLGIALQKITGTKISQSYSVIKNNSVQLIPVFSSLEHRGKGGLFISESE encoded by the coding sequence ATGAGTTATATGAATAAAATGATTAGCGGTTTATTAGGACTGCTTGTATTTGTTTCTTGTCAGCCGGATGATCCGGGAAATCGTCCTCCTACAGGTACTAAACAAACCAATGAGTGGATCGAAAATACATTACGGGAACATTATTTATGGAATACGGATATCCCTTTACCTGCAAAATTGAATTATAATTTGGCTCCGGAACAGTTTTTTGAATCTTTGTTGTCCTTACAAGACGGAAAGCCTCGCGGGATAGGGAATCCTCATTATTATTATTCTACCATAGAAAAGAAAAAGGTTGAAACGAAGGCTATAGGAGAAGAAGATAATACGTACGGCTTTGATTTCGAGGCTTACACGGTTGTTGGGAATGAAAATGACGCAAAAGGATATATGTACGGGCGAGTTTTGTTTGTTTTGCCTAATTCGCCTGCCTCTCAAGCTGGGCTAAAGCGCAATGATTGGATTATGAAAATAAATGGTCAAAATATTACCACTTCTATTTCTTTATTACAAGGAAATGCGGTAACACTTACTTTGGGAGAATATACGGAAAAGGGAATTACCCCACTTCGTACCATACAACTTCCTGCTTCTCGGAAGGTGGAGCACAATCCCCTTCATTTTAATAAAGTTTACACGAAAGGAAATAAGCGGATAGGCTATCTTGTATATACCCATTTCGCTGCGGGACCTGATAATAATAAAGACAATAGTTATGATGAAACTATGAAACAAATTTTTGCTGATTTTAAAGCAAAACAGGTAAATGAATTTGTTCTTGATTTACGTTATAATCCGGGAGGACTGGTAAGTTGTGCTCAGTTGCTTACTTCGATGCTAGCACCAGCTAGTTCGTTAAAAGATAAGTTTTGTATTTTGAAAGATAATAATAACAAAGAAAGTTATTATTCTATGGATACTAAAGGTGGCGTAAATTTAGATTTGAAACGAATCTATATACTAGTTACACATCATACAGCTTCAGCTTCTGAAGCTGTCATAAATGGTCTTATTCCTTATATGGGGAGGGATAATATTGTTTTGATAGGAACACAGACAGAAGGAAAAAATGTAGGTTCTGTTACCTATGGAGACAGAGAAGGATATGAATGGTTGTTGCATCCTATTACTTTTTATATTTTCAATAAAAACGGTCAAGCAGACTATAGTGATGGTTTTACTCCTGATATTTTATTTAATGAATTAGATGGAATGGATAATTATGTGGATCTTCAGGAGTTCGGAGATGAGAATGATCCTTCTCTAGGAATAGCACTCCAAAAAATTACCGGTACAAAAATTTCTCAGTCCTATTCTGTTATAAAAAATAATTCTGTTCAGTTGATACCTGTCTTTTCTTCTTTGGAACATAGAGGTAAGGGTGGCTTGTTTATTTCAGAGAGCGAATAA
- a CDS encoding Na/Pi cotransporter family protein, producing MDYSFFDFLTLIGSLGLFLYGMKIMSEGLQKVAGDKLRSILSVMTTNRFTGVLTGILITALIQSSSATTVMVVSFVNAGLLSLAQSISVIMGANVGTTVTAWIISLFGFKVNISVFSLPLIGICIPLIFSNKSRRKSWGEFLMGFAFLFMGLDFLKSSVPDLQSNPEILSALQGYTSMGYLSILLFLFIGTVLTIIVQSSSATVAITLIMCTKGWIPFEMAAAMVLGENIGTTITANIAAISANISARRAAIAHLMFNVFGVIWVLILFYPFTKMIAWIVTNYGPGNPYDMMSFLDTLDSNTITEITTPGITLTDPHLIELQKQLLALQVSVSYGLSLFHTVFNITNVCIMIWFVKLYVKVCSAIIKPKSGDEEEFQLRYISAGMLSTSELSLMQAKKEIAVYGDRTLRMLHMVKDLFYEKNEDTFLKTYSRIEKYENISDRMEIEIANYLSFVSEGRLSSESKDEIRTMLRAVTEIESIADSCNNLARSIKRRNEFKADFTEEQNHNIDKLLELVESALVRMNDILHKQEVVPEDINQSYNIENEINNYRNQLKVHNIEDINSKKYDYQVGVYYMDMVAECEKLGDYILNVVQAIIEKKI from the coding sequence ATGGACTACTCTTTTTTTGATTTCCTGACGCTTATAGGTTCTTTAGGTTTATTCCTATATGGAATGAAAATAATGAGCGAAGGGCTTCAGAAGGTGGCGGGGGATAAACTGCGATCGATTCTCTCTGTCATGACAACTAATAGATTCACCGGCGTCCTAACCGGAATTCTTATTACTGCACTTATACAGTCTTCATCAGCTACAACTGTCATGGTGGTAAGTTTTGTAAATGCCGGACTGTTATCTTTAGCCCAATCTATTAGTGTTATTATGGGGGCGAATGTCGGAACTACCGTTACGGCGTGGATTATCTCTCTTTTTGGATTTAAGGTAAATATCAGCGTATTTTCTCTTCCTCTTATCGGTATTTGCATACCACTTATATTTTCTAATAAAAGTAGGCGAAAATCATGGGGTGAGTTCCTTATGGGATTCGCTTTTCTGTTTATGGGATTGGACTTTTTAAAGTCTTCAGTCCCTGATTTACAAAGTAATCCGGAAATTCTTTCTGCATTGCAGGGTTACACTTCGATGGGATATTTATCTATATTACTTTTTCTTTTTATCGGAACGGTTCTTACAATCATTGTCCAGTCTTCCAGTGCAACTGTGGCTATTACATTAATTATGTGTACAAAAGGCTGGATACCTTTTGAAATGGCTGCTGCGATGGTATTAGGAGAAAATATCGGTACTACTATTACTGCCAATATAGCTGCCATTTCCGCCAATATTTCTGCTAGGAGAGCGGCAATAGCGCATTTAATGTTCAATGTGTTCGGGGTAATTTGGGTATTAATTCTTTTTTATCCTTTTACTAAAATGATTGCTTGGATTGTAACTAATTATGGACCTGGTAATCCTTATGACATGATGAGTTTTTTGGATACGTTGGATTCAAATACGATTACAGAAATTACTACTCCCGGCATTACATTGACTGATCCGCATTTAATTGAATTGCAAAAACAATTATTAGCTTTACAAGTTTCTGTTTCTTATGGTTTGTCATTGTTCCATACGGTTTTCAATATTACCAATGTATGTATCATGATCTGGTTTGTGAAACTCTATGTAAAAGTTTGTTCTGCTATTATCAAACCTAAAAGCGGGGATGAAGAAGAATTTCAGTTGCGTTATATTTCTGCAGGTATGCTTTCTACCTCTGAACTTTCCTTAATGCAAGCAAAGAAGGAAATAGCGGTGTATGGGGACCGGACTTTACGTATGTTACACATGGTAAAAGATTTATTCTATGAAAAGAATGAAGATACTTTCTTAAAAACGTATTCCCGGATAGAAAAATATGAAAATATCAGTGATCGGATGGAAATAGAAATAGCCAACTATCTTTCTTTTGTTTCCGAAGGTCGGTTAAGTTCTGAAAGTAAAGATGAAATTAGGACAATGTTACGTGCGGTAACAGAGATAGAAAGTATTGCAGACTCGTGTAATAATTTAGCTCGTAGCATTAAACGCCGTAATGAATTTAAAGCAGATTTTACAGAAGAACAAAACCACAATATCGATAAGTTATTGGAATTGGTAGAGTCTGCTTTAGTACGGATGAATGATATTCTTCATAAACAAGAAGTCGTGCCTGAAGATATTAATCAGTCATATAATATTGAAAATGAGATTAATAATTATCGTAATCAATTAAAAGTCCATAATATAGAAGATATTAATAGTAAGAAGTATGATTATCAAGTAGGGGTATATTATATGGATATGGTTGCAGAATGTGAAAAACTAGGAGATTATATATTAAATGTTGTTCAGGCTATCATAGAAAAGAAGATATAG
- a CDS encoding nucleoside kinase: MKETITIFCKNTNTSKDFPIGTTLLDMYKGFGSPLSNKPMNAHVNNKVEGLAFRCYYPKDIEFLDYMNRSGLRTYVRSLCHIFSKAVNDILPSAKLFLEHPVSKGYYCVIHNGKNITHETINKIKQRMQEIIDADIPFRLKTVRTSEATQLFRSLGMEDKALLVETAGMPYTSYYDLDGNIDYFYGTLTPSTGFIHLFDIVPYFDGVLLRIPKQTNVNELEPIICQDKMFEVYKEHLTLQRTLGLNYVGDLNLATEIGHTTDIVKVSEAMQEKSIAKIAEEIASHYKNGVRMVLISGPSSSGKTTLSKRLNIQLITNLLYPVTISLDDYFVNREDTPRDEHGEYDFESLYALDLPYFNNDLNRILAGEEIELPTFNFETGKRVYKGKKLKMKENSVLVIEGIHALNPELTSMVDDKYKYRIYVSALTSISLDSHNWIPTTDNRLLRRIIRDYRFRGYSAKETIARWPSVRRGEDKWIFPYQENADAMFNSAMIYELAALRRFAEPILMEVLEDEPEYAEAFRLLRFLRYFRYIPDEELPATSLLREFLGGSSFRY, from the coding sequence ATGAAAGAAACGATTACAATCTTCTGCAAAAATACGAATACTAGTAAAGACTTCCCTATCGGAACGACTCTTCTAGATATGTATAAAGGATTCGGGTCTCCGCTTTCCAATAAACCGATGAATGCCCATGTTAACAATAAAGTGGAAGGATTAGCTTTCCGTTGTTATTATCCGAAAGATATAGAATTTTTAGATTATATGAATCGTTCCGGATTAAGAACTTATGTCCGTTCTTTATGTCATATTTTTTCCAAAGCGGTAAACGATATATTACCCTCGGCCAAGCTTTTTTTAGAGCATCCTGTATCTAAAGGCTATTATTGTGTGATTCACAACGGCAAAAACATTACTCACGAAACCATCAATAAAATAAAACAACGGATGCAAGAAATTATCGATGCTGATATTCCTTTCCGTTTAAAGACAGTACGTACATCTGAAGCTACACAGCTTTTCCGTTCACTTGGTATGGAAGATAAGGCATTATTAGTAGAAACAGCCGGAATGCCTTATACGTCTTATTATGATTTAGATGGGAACATCGATTATTTCTATGGAACACTCACTCCTTCTACCGGCTTTATACACTTATTTGACATTGTTCCTTATTTCGATGGCGTATTATTAAGAATTCCTAAACAAACGAATGTAAATGAATTGGAACCGATCATTTGTCAAGACAAAATGTTCGAAGTTTATAAAGAACATCTCACCTTGCAACGTACTTTAGGATTAAATTATGTAGGAGATCTTAATCTGGCTACCGAAATAGGCCATACAACAGATATAGTAAAAGTCTCCGAGGCGATGCAAGAAAAATCTATCGCTAAAATAGCAGAAGAAATTGCCAGCCATTATAAAAACGGAGTACGGATGGTTCTAATTTCCGGTCCATCTTCTTCTGGAAAAACGACCTTATCCAAAAGATTAAACATTCAATTAATTACAAATTTACTATACCCGGTTACTATTTCATTGGATGATTATTTTGTAAATCGGGAAGATACGCCTCGTGATGAACATGGAGAGTATGATTTTGAATCCTTATATGCTTTGGATTTACCCTATTTTAACAATGATTTGAACCGAATATTAGCAGGAGAAGAAATAGAACTGCCTACCTTTAATTTTGAAACAGGAAAACGTGTTTATAAAGGCAAAAAACTCAAAATGAAAGAAAACTCAGTTTTGGTAATCGAAGGGATCCATGCTTTAAATCCGGAGCTGACTTCTATGGTAGATGATAAATATAAATACCGGATTTATGTATCTGCTCTTACTTCCATTTCTTTAGATAGCCATAACTGGATACCTACAACAGATAACCGGTTGCTCCGTCGTATTATTCGTGATTACCGGTTTCGAGGTTATTCGGCGAAAGAAACAATTGCCCGGTGGCCGAGTGTACGCCGAGGAGAAGACAAATGGATTTTCCCTTATCAGGAAAATGCAGATGCTATGTTCAATAGCGCGATGATTTATGAATTAGCCGCTTTACGTCGTTTTGCAGAACCAATCCTCATGGAAGTATTAGAAGATGAACCGGAATATGCGGAAGCTTTTCGTTTATTACGTTTCCTACGCTATTTTCGTTATATTCCGGATGAAGAACTACCGGCAACTTCTTTATTACGGGAATTTTTAGGAGGAAGCAGTTTTAGATATTAA
- the uvrB gene encoding excinuclease ABC subunit UvrB: MNFELSSAFSPTGDQPEAIAALAEALKSGIPYQTLLGVTGSGKTFTIANVIKEVQKPTLILSHNKTLAAQLYSEFKGFFPNNAVEYFVSYYDYYQPEAYLPTTDTYIEKDLSINSEIEKLRLRTTASLLSGRRDVIVVSSVSCLYGMADPTSFAAKVTHLEKGMTIERDRLLRRFVDANYMNNKVEFLPGSFRVNGETVDIFPSIEGYDGVAYRIEFWGNEIDRLASFNPQTGQEINEMDVLNIYPTTLFVTTQERINQAVSEIDLDLGKQVRFFQEIGKPYEAKRLQERVTFDLEMIRELGHCSGIENYSRYFDGRSAGERPFCLLDYFPNDYLTVIDESHVTVPQIRAMYGGDRARKQNLVEYGFRLPAAIDNRPLTFEEFESLTHSAIYVSATPADYELIKSEGVVVDQVIRPTGLLDPVIEVRPSLNQIDDLMEEINQRIAVNERTLVTTLTKRMAEELTSYLTRLGINCAYIHSDVDTLERVQIMENLRKGIFDVLIGVNLLREGLDLPEVSLVAIIDADKEGFLRSHRSLTQTAGRAARNINGKVIFYADKITDSMRKTIDETNRRREKQLAYNEAHGITPKQIVKNADSALTAGSTNTETYAYVEPEPSVAADPVVQYMNKSELEKLIEKTKRQMLEAAKKLEFIEAAQFRDELMKLEDLLKAKV; encoded by the coding sequence ATGAATTTTGAATTATCATCAGCTTTTTCACCTACCGGTGATCAACCGGAGGCTATAGCTGCTTTAGCTGAAGCTTTAAAAAGCGGGATACCGTATCAAACTTTATTAGGAGTTACTGGTTCCGGCAAAACTTTTACTATTGCAAATGTAATTAAAGAGGTTCAAAAACCCACACTCATATTAAGTCACAACAAAACATTAGCGGCTCAGTTGTACAGTGAGTTTAAAGGCTTCTTTCCAAATAATGCGGTAGAATACTTTGTTTCTTATTATGATTATTATCAGCCGGAAGCATATTTACCTACTACCGATACTTATATAGAAAAAGATCTTTCTATTAACTCTGAAATAGAAAAACTTCGGCTCCGCACTACAGCATCCCTACTATCCGGTCGCAGGGATGTAATTGTTGTTTCTTCTGTGTCATGTCTGTATGGTATGGCAGATCCTACTTCCTTTGCAGCAAAAGTAACCCATTTGGAAAAAGGAATGACCATCGAACGCGATCGATTACTTCGCCGTTTTGTGGATGCGAACTATATGAACAACAAAGTTGAATTTTTACCAGGCTCTTTTCGGGTAAATGGTGAAACAGTAGATATATTCCCTTCTATAGAAGGATACGACGGAGTTGCCTACCGGATAGAATTTTGGGGTAACGAAATAGATCGCTTGGCTTCTTTTAATCCTCAGACCGGACAGGAAATAAACGAAATGGATGTATTAAACATTTATCCGACTACTCTGTTTGTCACTACCCAAGAACGAATTAATCAAGCAGTAAGTGAAATTGATTTAGACTTAGGGAAACAAGTGCGTTTTTTTCAAGAAATAGGCAAACCTTATGAAGCAAAACGTCTCCAGGAACGGGTAACTTTCGATTTGGAAATGATTCGTGAATTAGGGCATTGTTCCGGTATAGAAAACTATTCCCGCTATTTTGACGGCAGATCGGCAGGAGAACGGCCCTTCTGTTTGCTTGATTATTTCCCCAATGATTATCTTACGGTGATTGATGAAAGTCATGTGACTGTTCCCCAAATACGAGCCATGTACGGAGGAGACCGTGCCAGAAAACAAAATCTGGTAGAATATGGATTTCGTCTTCCGGCAGCTATTGATAACCGACCTCTTACATTTGAAGAATTCGAGTCATTAACACATTCTGCTATTTATGTCAGTGCCACCCCTGCGGATTATGAATTAATAAAAAGTGAAGGCGTTGTTGTAGATCAGGTAATCCGCCCTACCGGCTTATTAGACCCCGTTATTGAAGTACGTCCCAGTTTGAATCAAATTGATGATTTAATGGAAGAAATCAATCAACGTATCGCAGTTAACGAACGCACGTTAGTAACTACATTAACAAAACGTATGGCAGAAGAACTTACTTCTTACCTTACAAGGTTAGGAATTAATTGCGCCTACATCCATTCAGATGTAGATACGCTGGAACGTGTTCAAATCATGGAAAATCTTCGTAAAGGGATTTTTGATGTACTTATCGGTGTCAATCTTCTTCGGGAAGGACTTGATTTACCTGAAGTTTCGCTTGTTGCTATCATTGATGCGGATAAAGAAGGTTTTTTACGTTCCCATCGTTCTCTTACCCAAACAGCAGGACGCGCAGCCCGTAATATAAACGGGAAAGTTATTTTTTACGCAGATAAAATTACCGACAGTATGCGTAAAACAATAGATGAGACAAATCGACGGAGGGAAAAACAATTAGCATACAATGAAGCCCATGGCATCACGCCTAAGCAAATTGTCAAAAACGCGGATTCTGCCCTCACTGCCGGAAGCACAAATACAGAGACCTATGCCTATGTAGAACCGGAACCTAGCGTTGCAGCCGACCCAGTTGTTCAATATATGAATAAATCGGAGTTGGAGAAACTTATTGAAAAGACTAAAAGACAAATGCTGGAAGCAGCGAAAAAACTTGAATTTATTGAAGCTGCACAGTTCCGAGATGAACTGATGAAATTGGAAGACCTATTGAAAGCAAAAGTATAA
- a CDS encoding MFS transporter — protein sequence MQKNLNVNPFLVLFPILFSFFVMGFVDIVGIATSYVKQDFSLNDKLANLLPLMVFLWFAICSFPTSIIMGRIGRKKTVLLSALVTSIGMVIPIFNYSFPTILAAFAFLGIGNTILQVSLNPLLTSVVEKGKITSMLTLGQFIKAISSFLGPIVVGIAVSFWGNWKYIFPIYLALTLLSFIWLYGSPVTENKEESLEKNAGHKMFSLLKDTYLLSLFSVIVLIVGFEIGLMTAVPKYLHEYCQLPLEKGGLGCSLYYIARTLGTFIGSILLAKVASRKVFIVSMFIAIASFLSFMFIKDTIIILVSLFIIGLACANVFPIIFSNAIQSDSSKINEISALMIMGVAGGALIPPVMGIISDVTNQLTSLFVLLGILFYMLFVALYILKK from the coding sequence ATGCAGAAAAATTTGAACGTTAACCCTTTTCTTGTTTTATTTCCTATCTTGTTTAGCTTTTTTGTGATGGGATTTGTAGACATAGTAGGAATTGCTACAAGCTATGTAAAACAAGATTTTTCATTGAATGATAAACTAGCCAATCTATTACCTTTGATGGTTTTTCTTTGGTTTGCCATTTGTTCTTTTCCTACCAGTATAATTATGGGAAGAATAGGACGTAAGAAAACAGTATTATTAAGCGCGTTAGTTACTTCTATAGGAATGGTTATTCCTATATTCAATTATTCTTTTCCGACTATTTTGGCAGCGTTTGCTTTCCTGGGAATAGGAAATACCATTTTGCAAGTTTCCTTAAATCCCCTTTTAACCAGCGTAGTAGAAAAAGGGAAAATAACCAGTATGTTAACGCTAGGTCAATTCATTAAAGCAATTTCTTCTTTTCTAGGCCCGATTGTAGTAGGAATAGCGGTAAGTTTTTGGGGAAACTGGAAATATATTTTTCCTATATACCTTGCTCTTACCTTACTTTCTTTTATATGGTTATATGGTAGCCCGGTTACAGAAAATAAAGAAGAATCTTTAGAAAAGAACGCCGGACATAAAATGTTTTCTTTATTAAAAGACACCTATCTTTTAAGCCTGTTCTCTGTCATTGTGTTAATCGTAGGATTTGAAATCGGTTTAATGACTGCTGTTCCTAAATATTTACATGAATATTGTCAATTACCTTTGGAAAAAGGCGGCTTAGGATGCAGCCTATATTATATAGCCAGGACATTAGGTACTTTCATCGGATCCATATTACTAGCGAAAGTAGCTTCCCGAAAAGTGTTTATAGTAAGTATGTTTATAGCTATCGCTTCTTTTTTATCCTTTATGTTTATAAAAGATACGATTATTATCCTTGTTAGTTTATTTATAATCGGGCTTGCATGTGCAAATGTATTTCCTATCATATTCTCAAATGCAATTCAAAGTGATTCTTCTAAAATAAACGAAATATCGGCTTTGATGATCATGGGGGTAGCAGGAGGAGCGCTCATTCCACCTGTTATGGGGATTATTTCAGATGTGACTAATCAGCTCACTAGCCTGTTCGTCTTATTAGGCATTTTGTTTTACATGCTTTTTGTCGCTTTGTATATATTAAAAAAGTAA